The Streptomyces sp. Je 1-332 genome has a window encoding:
- a CDS encoding ParA family protein encodes MNESTFAPGGGQPGTSERGQGPVGLEAVGSVAVRTFAARQNPQQTQPTQAIQSASSAPQSMDGHHVNAMAGDRSGENTTHTQLADYEELPQGHFYDPDAEYEPDPEYAATLAPDAARQRRERVGPTGRPLPYFPIPGPLTDHGPAKIIAMCNQKGGVGKTTSTINLGAALAEYGRRVLLVDFDPQGALSVGLGVNPMELDLTVYNLLMERGMSADEVLLKTAVPNMDLLPSNIDLSAAEVQLVSEVARESTLQRALKPLMQDYDYIVIDCQPSLGLLTVNALTAAHKVIVPLECEFFALRGVALLTETIEKVQERLNPDLELDGILATMYDSRTVHSREVLARVVEAFDDHVYHTVIGRTVRFPETTVAGEPITTYASNSVGAAAYRQLAREVLARCHAE; translated from the coding sequence GTGAATGAGTCGACATTTGCTCCCGGGGGTGGTCAACCAGGAACCTCTGAGCGGGGCCAAGGACCCGTGGGGCTCGAAGCTGTCGGCTCCGTCGCTGTCCGCACCTTCGCAGCCCGCCAGAACCCCCAGCAAACACAGCCGACGCAAGCGATTCAGTCGGCATCGTCTGCACCCCAGAGCATGGATGGCCATCACGTGAACGCCATGGCCGGCGACCGGAGTGGCGAGAACACCACCCACACCCAACTCGCCGACTACGAGGAACTGCCCCAGGGGCACTTCTACGACCCTGACGCCGAGTACGAGCCCGATCCCGAGTACGCGGCCACGCTGGCCCCGGACGCGGCCCGTCAGCGCCGTGAGCGCGTCGGCCCCACCGGACGCCCGCTGCCGTACTTCCCGATTCCGGGTCCGCTGACCGATCACGGTCCCGCGAAGATCATCGCGATGTGCAACCAGAAGGGCGGCGTCGGCAAGACGACGTCGACCATCAACCTGGGTGCCGCGCTCGCGGAGTACGGACGCCGGGTCCTGCTGGTCGACTTCGACCCGCAGGGCGCCCTCTCGGTGGGCCTCGGGGTGAACCCGATGGAGCTGGACCTGACGGTCTACAACCTGCTCATGGAGCGGGGCATGTCGGCCGACGAGGTGCTGCTGAAGACGGCGGTCCCGAACATGGACCTGCTGCCCAGCAACATCGACCTGTCCGCCGCCGAAGTGCAGTTGGTGAGCGAGGTCGCGCGCGAGTCCACGCTGCAGCGGGCGTTGAAGCCGCTGATGCAGGACTACGACTACATCGTGATCGACTGTCAGCCCTCGCTCGGCCTGCTCACCGTGAACGCCCTGACGGCGGCTCACAAGGTGATCGTGCCGCTCGAGTGCGAGTTCTTCGCGCTGCGCGGTGTGGCCCTGCTCACGGAGACCATCGAGAAGGTCCAGGAGCGGCTCAACCCCGACCTGGAGCTCGACGGCATCCTGGCCACCATGTACGACTCCCGCACGGTGCACAGCCGTGAGGTGCTCGCGCGGGTGGTCGAGGCCTTCGACGATCACGTGTACCACACGGTGATCGGACGCACGGTCCGCTTCCCGGAGACCACGGTCGCCGGTGAGCCGATCACGACGTACGCATCGAACTCGGTCGGCGCGGCCGCTTATCGCCAGCTCGCCAGGGAGGTGCTCGCCCGGTGTCACGCCGAGTGA
- a CDS encoding tetratricopeptide repeat protein translates to MPRPAPAQTSEGGQFVGRRRELKELRADIDRAGLDTISGRKAPRARVLLIAGRPGSGRTALAEELARQVADDYPDGMFRAQLTEPDGTRVPTERTARELLDALKVPAPAGADEDELAEVLREALSGRRALLLLDDAADAEQVDPLLPDAPECLVVAVSQGPLTGIPDVRPCTLGGLDTAAGVELLSRAAGPVRITVDPRSAESLVEACAAHPASLVLAGGWLSGRPKAAVADLAKQMHDRPDDDSAPGALSRMFQLSYTSLPGAAARILRYLSLAPAGYVDPHTASALAGCSVSAARTTLDDFVKLGLVRAVDSSLPQYEVPACLVPLLRARTESQDRAAEVQLARARMLERTVRLLQSCRAITEPDSSGARKKLAGLPRALRFPHPGAAAEWLHVRRPALLAAARLAVADGELDTLARRLMAALTRALVAHRGTEDAAPDLYGIHRLVLDVAERRNLPREKAAALLNLADLDARTGRTQEALVRYRLALDAGREANDPYATGRAMESVGGAHQELGDWSRASDWFGRALAHRLARGERTDAARLYGRIATAHTYAGRYGEALRNWSSAVTGYRKVGDVAGQARALSELARVQEYAGRPEESLRTCQEAGEWARQADDVRLQAALQLRLADTLDRLGDPAAARLHRSAAERMLETEAEEVRGLASKDSKDGPGASACEIRSASAED, encoded by the coding sequence GTGCCGCGGCCCGCTCCGGCCCAGACCTCCGAGGGCGGTCAGTTCGTCGGCCGTCGCAGGGAGTTGAAAGAGCTCCGGGCCGACATCGACCGTGCGGGGCTCGACACCATCTCGGGCCGCAAAGCGCCTCGGGCACGCGTGCTCCTCATCGCGGGCCGCCCCGGCTCAGGGCGTACCGCGCTCGCCGAGGAACTCGCGCGGCAGGTCGCCGACGACTACCCCGACGGGATGTTCCGGGCCCAGCTCACCGAACCCGACGGCACGCGCGTGCCCACGGAACGCACCGCACGGGAGCTCCTGGACGCCCTCAAGGTCCCGGCGCCCGCGGGAGCCGACGAGGACGAGCTCGCCGAAGTGCTCCGCGAGGCCCTTTCCGGGCGCAGGGCCCTGCTGCTCCTCGACGACGCCGCGGACGCCGAACAGGTCGACCCGCTGCTCCCGGACGCGCCCGAGTGCCTGGTCGTCGCCGTGTCCCAGGGCCCGCTCACCGGCATCCCGGACGTGCGGCCGTGCACGCTGGGCGGCCTGGACACCGCCGCGGGGGTCGAACTGCTCTCCCGCGCGGCGGGCCCGGTGCGCATCACCGTCGACCCGCGGTCGGCGGAGAGCCTGGTCGAGGCGTGCGCCGCGCACCCCGCGTCCCTCGTCCTGGCCGGCGGCTGGCTCTCCGGGCGGCCCAAGGCGGCAGTGGCCGACCTCGCCAAGCAGATGCACGACCGGCCCGACGACGACTCGGCGCCCGGCGCGCTCTCCCGGATGTTCCAGCTCTCGTACACCTCGCTGCCGGGGGCGGCGGCGCGGATACTGCGCTACCTCTCGCTCGCCCCCGCGGGGTACGTCGACCCGCACACCGCGTCCGCGCTCGCCGGCTGCTCGGTCTCCGCCGCTCGCACGACCCTGGACGACTTCGTGAAGCTCGGCCTGGTCAGGGCCGTGGACTCGTCGCTTCCGCAGTACGAGGTGCCGGCCTGCCTGGTGCCGCTGCTGCGCGCACGCACCGAGAGCCAGGACCGGGCCGCCGAGGTGCAGCTCGCGCGGGCCAGGATGCTGGAGCGGACCGTGCGCCTCCTGCAGTCCTGCCGGGCGATCACGGAGCCGGACAGCTCCGGGGCCCGCAAGAAGCTCGCGGGCCTGCCGCGGGCCCTGCGCTTCCCCCACCCCGGCGCCGCCGCCGAGTGGCTGCACGTCCGCAGGCCCGCCCTGCTGGCCGCCGCCCGCCTCGCGGTCGCCGACGGGGAGCTCGACACCCTGGCGCGACGCCTGATGGCCGCGCTGACGCGGGCCCTGGTGGCCCACCGGGGCACGGAGGACGCGGCTCCCGACCTGTACGGCATCCACCGCCTCGTCCTGGACGTCGCCGAGCGCCGGAACCTGCCCCGCGAGAAGGCGGCGGCCCTGCTGAATCTCGCGGATCTGGACGCCAGGACGGGACGCACGCAAGAGGCGCTGGTGCGCTATCGGCTCGCTCTGGACGCCGGACGGGAAGCAAATGATCCGTATGCGACCGGCCGGGCGATGGAATCCGTAGGCGGTGCCCACCAGGAGCTGGGGGACTGGTCGCGTGCGTCGGACTGGTTCGGGCGCGCCCTCGCCCACCGGCTCGCGCGGGGCGAGCGCACCGACGCCGCACGGCTCTACGGCCGCATCGCGACGGCGCACACCTACGCGGGCCGCTACGGAGAGGCGCTGCGCAACTGGAGCTCGGCGGTCACCGGGTACCGCAAGGTCGGTGATGTGGCGGGCCAGGCAAGGGCGTTGAGCGAGCTGGCGCGGGTGCAGGAGTACGCCGGGCGGCCCGAGGAGTCGCTGCGCACCTGCCAGGAAGCCGGCGAGTGGGCGCGGCAGGCCGATGACGTACGCCTCCAGGCGGCGCTGCAGCTCAGGCTCGCCGACACCCTGGACCGGCTCGGGGACCCGGCGGCCGCCCGGCTGCACCGCAGTGCGGCCGAGCGCATGCTGGAAACGGAGGCCGAGGAGGTCAGGGGCCTCGCATCGAAGGATTCGAAGGATGGACCCGGGGCTTCCGCCTGCGAAATCCGTAGCGCTTCCGCAGAAGATTGA
- a CDS encoding CTP synthase: MQPKSTTTKHIFVTGGVASSLGKGLTASSLGALLKARGLRVTMQKLDPYLNVDPGTMNPFQHGEVFVTNDGAETDLDIGHYERFLDVDLDGSANVTTGQVYSQVIAKERRGEYLGDTVQVIPHITNEIKHRIRRMATDDVDVVITEVGGTVGDIESLPFLETVRQVRHEVGRDNVFVVHISLLPYIGPSGELKTKPTQHSVAALRNIGIQPDAIVLRADREVPTAIKRKISLMCDVDEDAVVAAIDAKSIYDIPKVLHTEGLDAYVVRKLDLPFRDVNWTQWEDLLDRVHNPDHEVTIALVGKYIDLPDAYLSVTEALRAGGFANRARVKVKWVTSDDCKTPSGAAKQLGDVDAVCIPGGFGDRGVTGKVGAITFARENRIPLLGLCLGLQCIVIEAARNLADIPDANSTEFDSATAHPVISTMAEQLDIVAGEGDMGGTMRLGMYPAKLAEGSIAREVYDGKEYVEERHRHRYEVNNSYRAELEKKAGILFSGLSPDGKLVEYVEYPREVHPYLVATQAHPELRSRPTRPHPLFAGLVKAAVARQEEARQTGK; encoded by the coding sequence ATGCAGCCAAAGTCCACGACGACCAAGCACATCTTCGTCACCGGGGGTGTCGCCTCTTCCCTCGGCAAGGGTCTGACTGCCTCGAGCCTGGGTGCGCTCCTCAAGGCGCGCGGACTGCGCGTCACCATGCAGAAGCTCGACCCGTACCTGAACGTCGACCCCGGCACGATGAACCCCTTCCAGCACGGCGAGGTGTTCGTCACGAACGACGGCGCCGAGACCGACCTGGACATCGGCCACTACGAGCGTTTCCTCGACGTCGACCTCGACGGCTCGGCGAACGTCACCACCGGCCAGGTCTACTCGCAGGTCATCGCCAAGGAGCGGCGCGGCGAGTACCTCGGCGACACGGTGCAGGTCATCCCGCACATCACGAACGAGATCAAGCACCGCATCCGCCGTATGGCCACCGACGACGTCGACGTCGTCATCACGGAGGTCGGCGGCACGGTCGGCGACATCGAGTCCCTGCCGTTCCTGGAGACCGTCCGTCAGGTCCGCCACGAGGTCGGCCGCGACAACGTCTTCGTCGTGCACATCTCGCTCCTTCCCTACATCGGTCCCTCCGGTGAGCTCAAGACCAAGCCGACCCAGCACTCGGTCGCGGCGCTGCGCAACATCGGTATCCAGCCGGACGCCATCGTGCTGCGCGCCGACCGCGAGGTGCCGACCGCCATCAAGCGCAAGATCTCGCTGATGTGCGACGTCGACGAGGACGCGGTGGTCGCCGCCATCGACGCCAAGTCGATCTACGACATCCCGAAGGTCCTGCACACCGAGGGCCTCGACGCCTACGTGGTGCGCAAGCTCGACCTGCCGTTCCGCGACGTGAACTGGACCCAGTGGGAGGACCTCCTGGACCGGGTGCACAACCCGGACCACGAGGTCACCATCGCGCTGGTCGGCAAGTACATCGACCTGCCCGACGCCTACCTCTCGGTGACCGAGGCCCTGCGCGCGGGCGGCTTCGCCAACCGCGCCCGCGTCAAGGTCAAGTGGGTCACCTCCGACGACTGCAAGACCCCGTCGGGCGCCGCCAAGCAGCTCGGTGACGTCGACGCGGTCTGCATCCCCGGCGGGTTCGGCGACCGCGGCGTGACCGGCAAGGTCGGCGCCATCACCTTCGCCCGCGAGAACAGGATCCCGCTGCTCGGCCTCTGCCTGGGCCTGCAGTGCATCGTGATCGAGGCCGCCCGCAACCTCGCGGACATCCCCGACGCCAACTCCACGGAGTTCGACTCCGCGACCGCCCACCCGGTCATCTCGACCATGGCGGAGCAGCTGGACATCGTCGCCGGTGAGGGCGACATGGGCGGCACGATGCGCCTGGGCATGTACCCGGCCAAGCTCGCCGAGGGCTCCATCGCCCGTGAGGTGTACGACGGCAAGGAGTACGTCGAGGAGCGCCACCGTCACCGCTACGAGGTGAACAACTCCTACCGCGCCGAGCTCGAGAAGAAGGCCGGCATCCTCTTCTCCGGCCTGTCCCCGGACGGCAAGCTCGTCGAGTACGTCGAGTACCCCCGCGAGGTCCACCCCTACCTGGTCGCCACCCAGGCGCACCCGGAGCTGCGCTCGCGCCCGACCCGCCCGCACCCGCTCTTCGCGGGCCTGGTGAAGGCCGCGGTCGCGAGGCAGGAAGAAGCACGCCAGACGGGTAAGTAA
- the scpB gene encoding SMC-Scp complex subunit ScpB, which produces MSPESTTSPAGDLASALADLELRPALEAVLMVVDEPATEEHLAKILDRPRRQVAAAVRELADEYTVQKRGFELRLVAGGWRFYTRPEYAAAVERFVLDGQQARLTQAALETLAVVAYRQPVSRSRVSAVRGVNCDGVMRTLLQRGLVEEAGAEPETGAILYRTTNYFLERMGLRGLDELPELAPFLPEAEAIEAETLEGVPSFDPDAPDAPGDEYAKGTDD; this is translated from the coding sequence ATGAGCCCCGAGAGCACGACGAGCCCCGCGGGCGACCTGGCGAGCGCCCTCGCCGACCTGGAGCTGCGGCCCGCCCTGGAGGCCGTCCTCATGGTCGTCGACGAACCGGCCACCGAGGAACACCTCGCCAAGATCCTCGACCGGCCACGGCGGCAGGTCGCCGCCGCGGTGCGCGAGCTGGCCGACGAGTACACCGTGCAGAAGCGGGGTTTCGAGCTGCGGCTCGTGGCGGGCGGCTGGCGGTTCTACACCCGGCCCGAGTACGCCGCCGCCGTGGAGCGCTTCGTGCTCGACGGGCAGCAGGCGAGGCTCACCCAGGCGGCCCTGGAGACCCTCGCCGTCGTCGCGTACCGGCAGCCGGTCAGCCGATCTCGGGTCTCCGCGGTGCGCGGAGTGAACTGTGACGGCGTGATGCGGACGCTTCTCCAGCGGGGTCTGGTGGAGGAGGCGGGCGCGGAACCCGAAACAGGTGCGATCCTGTACAGGACGACGAACTACTTTCTGGAGCGGATGGGCCTGCGTGGCCTTGACGAGCTCCCGGAGCTCGCGCCCTTCCTCCCCGAGGCGGAGGCGATCGAGGCCGAGACGCTGGAGGGTGTTCCGTCGTTCGACCCGGACGCGCCTGATGCGCCGGGTGACGAGTACGCCAAGGGCACAGACGACTAA
- a CDS encoding NUDIX hydrolase: MTIKDTAEEWQVTATKTPFVGNKTSVRTDDVVMPDGSVVHRDYQVHPGSVAVLALDDEGRVLVLSQYRHPVRHKLWEIPAGLLDIPGENPLHAAQRELYEEAHVKAEDWRVLTDVYTTPGGCDEAVRIFLARDLSEAEGERFEVSEEEADMELARVPLEELVRGVLAGELHNNCLVVGALSLTAALSGDGVDALRPADAPWPARPFEA; this comes from the coding sequence ATGACGATCAAGGACACCGCCGAGGAGTGGCAGGTCACGGCGACGAAGACGCCCTTCGTGGGGAACAAGACCTCGGTTCGCACCGACGACGTGGTCATGCCCGACGGGTCCGTCGTCCACCGTGACTACCAGGTGCACCCCGGCTCCGTCGCGGTGCTCGCCCTGGACGACGAGGGCCGCGTCCTGGTCCTGAGCCAGTACCGCCACCCCGTGCGCCACAAGCTGTGGGAGATCCCGGCGGGTCTGCTCGACATCCCCGGCGAGAACCCCCTGCACGCCGCCCAGCGCGAGCTCTACGAAGAGGCGCACGTCAAGGCCGAGGACTGGCGTGTCCTGACCGACGTCTACACCACCCCCGGCGGCTGCGACGAGGCCGTGCGCATCTTCCTCGCGCGCGACCTCTCCGAGGCCGAGGGCGAGCGCTTCGAAGTCTCCGAGGAGGAGGCCGACATGGAGCTGGCGCGCGTACCGCTCGAAGAGCTCGTACGGGGCGTGCTCGCCGGTGAGCTGCACAACAACTGCCTCGTCGTGGGCGCCCTCTCGCTGACCGCCGCGCTGAGCGGCGACGGCGTCGACGCGCTGCGCCCCGCCGACGCGCCCTGGCCCGCGCGTCCCTTCGAGGCCTGA
- a CDS encoding glycoside hydrolase family 15 protein, with translation MHVAGRIEDYALIGDMQTAALVCRDGTVDWLCLPRFDSHAIFAGLLGTEEHGFWRLGPAHSPDAPPPTAARRTYRGDSLILESEWDTPRGTVRVTDFMPPRDTDAPQLVRIVEGVSGRVPMRSALRMRFSYGRIVPWVHKVDDRTVAVAGPDSVWLDTSAETYGKDLTTYADFTVSPGDRVAFTISWQPSHKQPPPPAEPENALTATQDFWRDWVEHCTYHGPYREAVVRSLITLKALTYAPTGGIVAAPTTSLPEDIGGSRNWDYRYTWLRDAAITLSSLLRTGYREEARAWREWLLRAVAGDPENLQIMYGIAGERELGEAELDWLPGYEGSTPVRAGNGAAHQLQLDVYGEVTEALHLAHMTGLARSDYASLLQLKLIRYLETHWDEPDEGIWEVRGPRRHFVHSKVMVWVAVDRTIKLIESGDADGPLDKWRELRDDIHRDVCEKGYDKERNTFTQSYGSKELDASLLLIPQMGFLPPDDKRVIGTIEAIQRELSTSDGFILRYPTAGDDAGVDGLEGDEGAFLACSFWMADDLAMIGRVDEARKLFEKLLALRNDLGLLAEEWDPRLQRQVGNFPQAFSHVPLIDTALRLTASGAYGG, from the coding sequence ATGCACGTGGCCGGGCGCATCGAGGATTACGCACTCATCGGAGACATGCAGACCGCTGCCCTGGTCTGCCGGGACGGCACAGTCGACTGGCTGTGCCTGCCCCGCTTCGACTCGCACGCCATCTTCGCCGGATTGCTCGGCACGGAGGAGCACGGATTCTGGCGTCTCGGGCCCGCTCACAGCCCCGACGCACCACCGCCGACCGCCGCGCGGCGCACGTACCGCGGCGACTCGCTGATCCTGGAATCCGAGTGGGACACCCCGCGCGGCACGGTCCGCGTGACCGATTTCATGCCGCCGCGCGACACGGACGCCCCGCAGCTGGTACGGATCGTCGAGGGCGTCAGCGGCCGGGTGCCGATGCGCTCCGCCCTGCGGATGCGTTTCAGTTACGGCCGCATCGTGCCCTGGGTGCACAAGGTCGACGATCGCACGGTGGCCGTCGCCGGACCCGACTCCGTGTGGCTCGACACGTCGGCCGAGACCTACGGCAAGGACCTCACGACGTACGCGGACTTCACGGTCTCGCCCGGTGACCGGGTCGCGTTCACCATCTCGTGGCAGCCCTCGCACAAGCAGCCGCCCCCGCCCGCAGAGCCCGAGAACGCCCTCACGGCCACGCAGGACTTCTGGCGGGATTGGGTCGAGCACTGTACGTACCACGGCCCGTACCGCGAGGCCGTGGTCCGCTCACTGATCACCCTGAAGGCCCTGACGTACGCCCCCACGGGCGGCATCGTCGCCGCGCCCACGACGTCACTGCCGGAGGACATCGGCGGCTCCCGCAACTGGGACTACCGCTACACGTGGCTGCGCGACGCCGCCATCACGCTCTCCTCGCTGCTGCGCACCGGGTACCGCGAGGAGGCCCGTGCCTGGCGCGAGTGGCTCCTGCGCGCGGTGGCGGGCGACCCCGAGAACCTGCAGATCATGTACGGCATCGCGGGTGAGCGCGAGCTCGGCGAGGCCGAGCTCGACTGGCTGCCGGGGTACGAGGGCTCGACACCGGTCCGGGCCGGCAACGGCGCGGCGCACCAGCTCCAGCTCGATGTGTACGGCGAGGTCACCGAAGCCCTGCACCTGGCACACATGACGGGCCTGGCCCGCAGTGACTACGCCTCACTGCTCCAGCTCAAGCTGATCCGCTATCTGGAGACGCACTGGGACGAGCCGGACGAGGGCATCTGGGAGGTGCGCGGCCCGCGCCGCCACTTCGTGCACTCCAAGGTGATGGTCTGGGTCGCCGTCGACCGCACGATCAAGCTCATCGAGTCCGGCGACGCGGACGGCCCCCTGGACAAGTGGCGCGAGCTGCGCGACGACATCCACCGGGACGTCTGCGAGAAGGGCTACGACAAGGAGCGGAACACCTTCACCCAGTCGTACGGCTCCAAGGAGCTGGACGCCTCGCTGCTGCTCATCCCGCAGATGGGCTTCCTGCCGCCCGACGACAAGCGGGTGATCGGCACGATCGAGGCGATCCAGCGCGAGCTCTCGACGTCGGACGGCTTCATCCTGCGCTACCCCACGGCCGGGGACGACGCGGGCGTGGACGGCCTCGAAGGCGACGAGGGCGCGTTCCTGGCCTGTTCGTTCTGGATGGCGGACGACCTGGCGATGATCGGCCGGGTGGACGAGGCCCGCAAGCTCTTCGAGAAGCTCCTCGCGCTCCGCAACGACCTCGGGCTGCTCGCCGAGGAGTGGGACCCGCGGCTGCAGCGCCAGGTCGGCAACTTCCCCCAGGCGTTCAGCCACGTGCCGCTGATCGACACGGCACTGCGGCTGACGGCCAGCGGGGCGTACGGCGGTTAG
- the ald gene encoding alanine dehydrogenase, producing MKVGIPREVKNNEFRVAITPAGVHELVRHGHQVVIERNAGVGSSITDAEYVSAGAVILDTADEVWATADLLLKVKEPIAEEYHRLRKDQTLFTYLHLAASKECTDALLESGTTAIAYETVETANRALPLLAPMSEVAGRLAPQVGAYHLMAAQGGRGVLPGGVPGVAAGKAVVIGGGVSGWNAMQIAIGMGFHVTLLDKDINKLKEADKIFGTKIQTVVSNAFELEKACLDADLVIGAVLIPGAKAPKLVTNELVSRMKPGSVLVDIAIDQGGCFEDSHPTTHAEPTFPVHNSVFYCVANMPGAVPNTSTYALTNATMPYIVELANRGWVEALRRDKALALGLNTHDGKVVYREVAESHGLEHVELETLLG from the coding sequence GTGAAGGTCGGCATCCCCCGCGAGGTCAAGAACAACGAGTTCCGGGTGGCCATCACCCCCGCCGGTGTGCACGAGCTGGTGCGCCACGGCCACCAGGTCGTCATCGAGCGGAACGCCGGTGTCGGCTCCTCGATCACGGACGCGGAGTACGTCTCCGCGGGCGCGGTCATCCTGGACACCGCCGACGAGGTCTGGGCCACCGCCGACCTCCTCCTGAAGGTCAAGGAGCCCATCGCGGAGGAGTACCACCGCCTCCGCAAGGACCAGACCCTCTTCACCTACCTGCACCTGGCCGCGTCCAAGGAGTGCACGGACGCGCTCCTGGAGTCCGGCACCACGGCCATCGCGTACGAGACCGTCGAGACCGCCAACCGCGCGCTCCCGCTGCTCGCCCCGATGTCCGAGGTCGCGGGCCGCCTGGCCCCGCAGGTCGGCGCCTACCACCTGATGGCCGCCCAGGGCGGCCGCGGTGTCCTGCCCGGCGGTGTCCCTGGCGTCGCGGCCGGTAAGGCCGTCGTCATCGGCGGTGGCGTCTCCGGCTGGAACGCCATGCAGATCGCAATCGGCATGGGCTTCCACGTGACCCTGCTCGACAAGGACATCAACAAGCTCAAGGAGGCGGACAAGATCTTCGGCACGAAGATCCAGACCGTCGTCTCCAACGCCTTCGAGCTCGAGAAGGCCTGCCTCGACGCCGACCTCGTCATCGGCGCCGTTCTCATCCCGGGCGCCAAGGCCCCGAAGCTCGTCACCAACGAGCTCGTGTCGCGCATGAAGCCGGGAAGTGTCCTTGTCGACATCGCGATCGACCAGGGCGGCTGCTTCGAGGACTCGCACCCGACGACGCACGCCGAGCCGACCTTCCCGGTCCACAACTCGGTGTTCTACTGCGTCGCCAACATGCCCGGCGCGGTGCCCAACACGTCGACGTACGCGCTGACCAACGCGACGATGCCGTACATCGTCGAGCTGGCGAACCGCGGCTGGGTCGAGGCGCTGCGCCGCGACAAGGCGCTCGCCCTCGGCCTCAACACCCATGACGGCAAGGTCGTTTACCGGGAGGTCGCCGAGTCGCACGGCCTCGAGCACGTCGAGCTGGAGACGCTCCTCGGCTGA
- a CDS encoding segregation/condensation protein A, producing the protein MPLNDDSAPAVRRRALGRGPAAAPAEPEPEPQPALEPPPEPDSPSEPDDGRFKVRLANFEGPFDLLLQLISKHKMDVTEVALSTVTDEFMAYIRALGPDWDLDQTTEFLVVAATLLDLKAARLLPSAEVEDEADLALLEARDLLFARLLQYRAYKRIADIFSERLDEEARRYPRTVGLEAHHAELLPEVVISIGAEGFARLAVKAMQPRAKPQVYVDHIHAPLVSVQEQAGLVVALLRERGEVSFQALVEDAGDTLTVVARFLALLELYREKAVELDQETALGELMVRWTGGDGDGEPTVTDEFDRAPEVTGETSEETAT; encoded by the coding sequence ATGCCCCTGAACGACGATTCCGCACCGGCCGTCCGTCGGCGTGCGCTGGGGCGTGGCCCCGCCGCGGCTCCGGCGGAGCCCGAACCGGAGCCGCAGCCGGCCCTCGAGCCCCCACCGGAACCGGACTCGCCCTCCGAGCCCGACGACGGGCGGTTCAAGGTCCGCCTCGCCAACTTCGAAGGCCCCTTCGATCTGCTGCTTCAGCTCATCTCGAAGCACAAGATGGACGTCACCGAGGTCGCGCTGTCCACGGTGACCGACGAGTTCATGGCGTACATCCGTGCCTTGGGGCCCGACTGGGACCTGGATCAGACCACCGAGTTCCTCGTGGTCGCCGCCACGCTGCTAGACCTCAAGGCGGCCCGTCTGCTGCCCTCCGCCGAGGTCGAGGACGAGGCGGATCTCGCGCTGCTCGAAGCGCGTGACCTGCTCTTCGCGCGGCTGCTCCAGTACCGCGCGTACAAGCGGATCGCCGACATCTTCAGCGAGCGGCTGGACGAGGAGGCGCGGCGCTATCCGCGGACCGTCGGCCTGGAGGCCCACCACGCGGAGCTGCTCCCCGAGGTCGTCATCAGCATCGGCGCGGAGGGCTTCGCCCGGCTCGCCGTGAAGGCGATGCAGCCCCGGGCGAAGCCCCAGGTGTACGTCGACCACATCCATGCCCCGCTGGTCTCCGTGCAGGAGCAGGCGGGTCTGGTCGTGGCCCTGCTGCGGGAGCGGGGCGAGGTGAGCTTCCAGGCGCTCGTCGAGGACGCGGGGGACACCCTCACCGTCGTGGCCCGTTTCCTGGCGCTCCTGGAGCTGTACCGCGAGAAGGCCGTCGAGCTGGACCAGGAGACCGCCCTGGGCGAGCTGATGGTGCGGTGGACCGGTGGGGACGGTGACGGGGAGCCGACGGTGACCGACGAGTTCGACCGCGCGCCCGAGGTGACGGGCGAGACGAGTGAGGAGACGGCCACATGA